The Gordonia terrae genome contains the following window.
GTCATGCGTTCCGCCGACAGCCACGAGTGGGTCACGGTGGACGAGGTCACCTCATGAGCCTGACCATGCGATGGAGCACCGACCTCGTCACCTATTTCGCGTCGTCGTACTGGGGCATGGCGCCCGACCTGCCGCACGATGCATTCGAGCGTGAGGTCGACGCCGATCCGAAGCCGTTCTTCGATCGAATGCTCGACGCCGCCGCTGAAGTCGGGTTGAGCGGAATCGAGCTCGCGCCCGTACCCGGGGGATGGGTCAACGCATTGCGTTCGTACGGTTCGGCTGCGGCGTTCAAGAGCGAACTCGATCGTCGGGGGCTCCAGATGTCGTCGAGCTATGTTCTGCCGGTCTTGCTCAAAGCGGTCCTCGACGCACCAGACGCGCCGGCACGTCGCGAAGCCGAGCGTGCGCTGCACGACGATACGGCGGCACATGCGGCATTTCTCCGGGAGGTGGGTTGCTCGACCCTAGTGACCAGCACGATTCCCCGGGCGGAATTCTCCGACGTTGTCGGAGTCCCAGCTCCGGCAGCGGACTTCGACGCCCCCGCTGACAGCGCCCTGCTCGCCGAGATCGCCGATCTGCTGAACGGTATCGGAGCGGTGGCCGCAGCAGAAGGCGTGCATGTCGCCGTTCACACCGACGCGTACTCCCTGGCCTCGCGCACAGCGGATATCGACAGCCTCATGTCCGCGACTGATCCCGACACGGTGAAGTTGTGTATTGACGCCGGTCATATTGCTCTCGACGGCGGGGATCCACTGGCCGTCG
Protein-coding sequences here:
- a CDS encoding sugar phosphate isomerase/epimerase family protein produces the protein MSLTMRWSTDLVTYFASSYWGMAPDLPHDAFEREVDADPKPFFDRMLDAAAEVGLSGIELAPVPGGWVNALRSYGSAAAFKSELDRRGLQMSSSYVLPVLLKAVLDAPDAPARREAERALHDDTAAHAAFLREVGCSTLVTSTIPRAEFSDVVGVPAPAADFDAPADSALLAEIADLLNGIGAVAAAEGVHVAVHTDAYSLASRTADIDSLMSATDPDTVKLCIDAGHIALDGGDPLAVVEKHSTRAPVLHWKDCAMHLPPHTLSGPPMARHDEMIKYFRVLGSGDGVVDWRAWTKLLDRNDWEGWAVAEIDMSPDPQREILQGIDFFNRELAGDRHRL